The following proteins are co-located in the Candidatus Cloacimonadota bacterium genome:
- a CDS encoding DUF5674 family protein — MKIITEPTSLNELWGNRKVKFEDMMKIVVDVGREIVAADAELHADLEALLLENGSRQYDIWGINIYSDKNEDDYIEYTALINIKPSQDNRSMEVEDPQTRHKIREICARLLKR; from the coding sequence GTGAAAATAATAACCGAGCCCACTTCTCTCAATGAACTTTGGGGTAACCGCAAAGTCAAATTCGAGGATATGATGAAGATAGTGGTTGATGTCGGGCGGGAAATAGTTGCAGCAGATGCTGAACTTCATGCTGATTTGGAAGCTCTGCTGTTAGAAAATGGCTCCCGGCAATATGATATCTGGGGCATCAATATCTATTCTGATAAAAACGAAGATGATTATATTGAATATACTGCACTTATCAATATCAAACCATCTCAAGATAATCGAAGTATGGAAGTTGAAGATCCTCAAACCCGACATAAAATTCGTGAAATTTGTGCGAGGTTACTGAAAAGATAA
- a CDS encoding nucleotidyltransferase yields MQLPDIITLFIKPLNENDLHYVITGSIASLIYGEIRVTHDIDLLLNISENQVADFLNAYSSKDFYKPPVEVVTIEFSRTEHGHINLIHNATGFKADVYFCGRDKLNLWALRNFKRIEFKNGYLKVAPIEYVIIKKLMYYRESNMEKHVLDIIGMLKKSSKEIDNEIFENLIEEYSLQKEWNHIKNQLTIL; encoded by the coding sequence ATGCAACTTCCTGACATTATTACACTTTTCATAAAACCCCTCAATGAAAATGACTTACATTATGTAATCACAGGCTCTATTGCATCATTAATATATGGAGAAATCAGAGTTACTCACGATATAGATTTATTATTAAATATTTCAGAGAATCAAGTGGCAGATTTTCTCAATGCCTATAGTTCAAAAGATTTTTATAAACCTCCTGTCGAAGTTGTGACCATCGAATTTTCACGAACAGAACATGGTCACATTAATTTAATTCATAATGCAACAGGATTTAAGGCAGATGTATATTTTTGCGGCAGAGATAAATTAAATTTGTGGGCTTTGAGGAATTTCAAAAGAATTGAATTTAAAAACGGCTATTTGAAAGTCGCCCCTATTGAGTATGTAATTATAAAAAAACTTATGTATTATAGAGAATCAAATATGGAAAAACATGTTTTGGATATTATTGGAATGTTGAAGAAATCTTCTAAAGAGATAGATAATGAGATATTTGAGAATTTGATAGAGGAATATTCCTTACAAAAGGAATGGAATCATATAAAAAATCAATTAACCATATTATAG